Proteins encoded together in one bacterium window:
- a CDS encoding UvrD-helicase domain-containing protein: MAELLLPELLDSDIEWICATMGLRNFDAPRVDFLKALSTLDVSACPGSGKTTLVVAKLAMLVRKWPYRTRGICVLSHTNAAREEIQRRLGGTIIGQRLFDYPHFIDTIHGFVNRFLALPWLNSNGYPSPTVDNDVTTAYRRSVIGREYWTIQNYLEKKGSGFDSLRICNRDLNFDLGGRSFPAKAASNSYKLATLAIETAAGVGYFCYDEMFVWARALLEDVPEVASWLRQRFPLVIIDEMQDTFELQCSMINEVFPRTSTDIVVQRVGDPNQAIFDDFNAQQSTEDPFPDHDRCLSIPNSFRFGADIAFLASPFALMAVSADGLHGVGPRVITGAPATCPHAVFIFPDDSTKGVLDAYGKHVLNTFNDDSLAEGTVAAVGAVHKDAPDIGCDHKHFPKTVPHYWEGYSAEISRKELHPKHLIQYIRIAQATARASQDLAPGVEKIASGLTRLASLIGNVASLRRRPRSHRAVVEALATETDAIASYRGLIRAFLIEGASLSSEAWQKHQARFLAVASALCEGDTTPDKATNFLSWEQVDPSLSPGGSSSSKDVDPNMYRVEDGERYVDIMLGSIHSVKGQTHLATMLLNTYWNGHSSKRILPWLLGQRSNGDDINVQDSKRLLQTYVAITRPSHLVCLAIQRSAFGDSRVFSESLVTLKVRGWNVAELVNGVTQWLE, encoded by the coding sequence ATGGCTGAATTGCTCCTACCAGAATTGCTGGACAGCGACATCGAGTGGATCTGCGCAACGATGGGATTGCGGAATTTCGATGCACCTCGCGTGGACTTCTTGAAAGCACTCTCGACGCTTGACGTATCAGCTTGTCCGGGCAGCGGCAAAACAACCTTGGTTGTTGCGAAGTTGGCAATGTTGGTGCGGAAGTGGCCGTATCGTACCAGGGGCATCTGCGTACTCTCCCACACTAACGCTGCACGTGAGGAGATCCAGCGGCGGCTGGGGGGCACGATCATCGGGCAGCGCCTGTTTGACTATCCCCACTTCATTGACACGATACATGGATTCGTGAACCGTTTCTTGGCCCTACCTTGGCTAAACTCCAATGGGTATCCGTCTCCAACCGTTGACAATGACGTGACGACAGCGTATCGGCGCAGTGTCATCGGTCGAGAGTACTGGACAATACAGAACTACCTGGAAAAGAAAGGAAGTGGCTTTGATAGTCTGCGCATATGTAATCGTGACTTGAACTTCGACCTCGGTGGCCGATCGTTCCCTGCAAAGGCTGCATCCAACAGCTACAAGCTTGCTACTCTTGCCATAGAGACGGCTGCTGGTGTCGGGTACTTCTGCTATGACGAGATGTTTGTCTGGGCTCGGGCCCTGCTGGAGGATGTCCCCGAAGTAGCCTCCTGGCTCAGGCAGCGCTTCCCACTCGTCATCATCGACGAGATGCAAGACACCTTCGAGCTCCAGTGCTCCATGATCAACGAGGTTTTCCCACGCACGTCGACAGACATAGTGGTCCAACGGGTCGGCGATCCAAACCAGGCTATCTTCGACGATTTCAATGCTCAACAAAGCACAGAAGATCCGTTTCCTGATCATGATCGCTGCCTTAGTATCCCCAACAGTTTTCGTTTTGGGGCGGATATCGCATTCCTGGCCTCACCATTTGCCCTCATGGCTGTTAGCGCGGATGGGCTCCACGGTGTGGGACCTCGTGTTATCACGGGAGCACCCGCGACATGTCCGCACGCTGTCTTCATTTTCCCTGATGACAGCACCAAAGGCGTTCTCGATGCCTATGGGAAACACGTTCTGAATACATTCAATGACGACTCGCTGGCAGAAGGGACGGTCGCTGCAGTTGGCGCGGTTCATAAAGATGCACCAGATATTGGCTGCGACCACAAACACTTTCCAAAGACGGTACCGCATTACTGGGAAGGGTATTCCGCTGAGATATCACGGAAAGAGCTGCATCCCAAGCACCTCATCCAATACATCCGGATTGCACAGGCTACAGCGCGAGCCAGCCAAGACCTTGCCCCAGGTGTCGAGAAGATAGCATCTGGCTTAACGCGACTCGCCAGTCTCATTGGCAACGTGGCTAGCCTCAGACGAAGACCACGGAGCCATCGTGCGGTTGTTGAAGCGCTAGCTACAGAAACTGACGCGATCGCTTCCTATCGAGGATTGATCCGTGCGTTCCTGATCGAGGGGGCTTCGTTATCATCTGAGGCTTGGCAGAAGCACCAAGCACGGTTTCTCGCCGTTGCTAGCGCTCTGTGCGAGGGGGACACCACACCCGACAAGGCTACAAACTTCCTTTCCTGGGAACAGGTAGATCCTTCGCTGTCGCCTGGTGGTTCTTCATCCTCGAAGGATGTTGACCCGAATATGTATCGGGTTGAGGATGGCGAGCGGTATGTCGACATCATGCTTGGCTCGATTCACTCGGTAAAGGGACAGACTCATCTGGCAACGATGCTGCTCAACACCTACTGGAACGGGCACTCGTCGAAGCGAATACTGCCGTGGCTCCTCGGACAGCGATCGAACGGCGACGACATCAATGTCCAGGACAGCAAGCGGCTGCTCCAGACCTACGTGGCGATAACTCGGCCGAGCCACCTTGTCTGTCTGGCCATCCAGCGGTCTGCATTTGGTGACAGTCGGGTATTCTCCGAGAGTCTAGTTACCTTGAAAGTTCGAGGCTGGAATGTGGCAGAATTAGTAAATGGTGTTACTCAATGGCTCGAATAG
- a CDS encoding AAA family ATPase: MYLSHLNVQNFRLFGEGDAALDIELKNGVTALVGRNDSGKSAVIDAIRYALLTRDQTYIRVQPEDFHIDGAGSQSDEISICCKLSGLDDVEKAAFVEYLSYAGEDVAIFVTWTARRLSATPGDRRWLDVSVHSGVDGAGPSFEQSVREMLSTAYLRPLRDAERELSPGRGSRLSQILANVPEIREGDPLDTDILPPDDDAVKRLSLLGLSDYFRYNVQRHGGVSGAETAINTQYLSSMFLIGDRLRGKINISEGGSEELRLRQILERLELGLFEEITEAARGHYGLGSNNLLYMACELLLLGREPTGLPLLLIEEPEAHLHPQRQLRLMEFLTKAAIGDVNGASRSVQVLLSTHSPNLASKIPLQNLALLEGCRAFSLAPGQTHLEQGDYRFLERFLDVTKANLFFAHGVMIVEGIAEAILIPVLARLIGKDLTEHGVSIVDVGGKGLRRFSRIFQRSDESGQVVSVPVACVADMDVMPNCAPDILGLVTGDEDEKWESSKRRWKALRDFGSEEKTQEQELEEWRARLRSGDGQSVRTFVADHWTLEYDIAFSGLAEEVFIAASLAKNDDPINADEKTREDVKADARVAFREIEAAANGDREVLCSGVYKLFYSGSASKAVAAQYLAQMLIEAAGEADFDAGAFGVKIPSYIVESINYVCREAPVPAPSPPSTEESNG, encoded by the coding sequence ATGTACCTATCTCATCTGAATGTGCAGAATTTCCGACTCTTTGGAGAAGGAGATGCAGCACTCGATATCGAACTCAAGAATGGCGTTACAGCCTTGGTGGGTCGCAACGACAGCGGCAAGTCCGCCGTCATCGATGCGATCAGATATGCGCTCCTGACGCGCGACCAGACATACATCCGAGTTCAGCCAGAGGATTTCCACATCGATGGTGCTGGTAGCCAATCGGACGAGATTTCCATCTGCTGTAAGCTCAGCGGGCTCGATGACGTCGAGAAGGCTGCTTTCGTAGAGTACCTGTCTTACGCGGGTGAGGACGTAGCCATATTCGTCACTTGGACAGCCAGGAGACTCAGCGCTACGCCTGGCGATCGTAGGTGGCTCGATGTATCGGTCCACAGTGGGGTAGATGGTGCCGGACCCTCGTTCGAACAATCGGTTCGCGAGATGTTATCAACAGCTTACCTGCGTCCGTTGCGCGATGCCGAACGGGAGCTGTCGCCGGGCCGAGGCTCCCGGCTATCACAGATCCTGGCCAACGTTCCCGAGATTCGCGAAGGCGACCCGCTTGACACCGACATTCTCCCGCCCGACGACGACGCTGTGAAACGTCTGAGCTTGTTGGGCCTTTCCGACTACTTCCGCTACAACGTGCAGAGACACGGTGGCGTCAGTGGAGCCGAAACGGCGATCAATACGCAGTACCTGTCCTCAATGTTTCTTATAGGAGATAGGCTTCGAGGCAAGATCAACATCAGCGAGGGTGGAAGCGAAGAGCTTCGCCTCCGCCAGATTCTTGAACGCCTGGAGCTCGGTCTCTTCGAAGAGATCACTGAAGCAGCCCGAGGCCACTATGGCCTCGGTTCAAACAACCTGCTCTACATGGCGTGCGAGCTGTTGCTCCTGGGCCGCGAACCAACGGGCTTGCCGTTGCTACTTATCGAAGAGCCGGAGGCGCACCTTCACCCCCAACGGCAGCTTCGACTAATGGAGTTCCTGACGAAAGCAGCCATTGGTGACGTAAACGGAGCATCAAGATCTGTCCAAGTCCTTCTGTCGACGCACAGCCCGAATCTGGCATCAAAGATACCCTTGCAGAACCTTGCTCTCCTGGAAGGATGCCGTGCTTTCTCTCTTGCTCCGGGTCAGACACATCTCGAGCAGGGCGACTATCGCTTCCTTGAGCGCTTCTTGGATGTCACCAAGGCAAACCTGTTCTTTGCTCATGGGGTCATGATCGTCGAAGGAATCGCTGAGGCGATCCTCATACCTGTCCTCGCTCGGCTAATCGGAAAAGACCTTACTGAGCATGGCGTCTCGATTGTCGATGTTGGTGGAAAAGGGCTCAGACGATTCAGCCGGATTTTCCAGCGGTCTGATGAGTCTGGCCAGGTGGTGTCGGTCCCTGTTGCCTGCGTAGCGGACATGGATGTGATGCCCAACTGCGCACCGGACATCCTAGGCCTGGTTACCGGTGACGAAGACGAAAAATGGGAAAGCTCCAAGCGCCGATGGAAAGCGCTCCGTGACTTTGGCAGCGAGGAGAAGACACAGGAACAAGAATTGGAGGAATGGCGCGCACGTCTGCGTTCAGGAGACGGGCAATCCGTGAGGACATTCGTCGCAGACCACTGGACGTTGGAATACGACATCGCTTTCTCCGGTCTTGCCGAAGAGGTATTCATTGCTGCTTCCCTCGCCAAGAATGACGATCCCATCAACGCCGATGAAAAGACCCGTGAAGACGTGAAGGCGGATGCTCGAGTGGCGTTTCGGGAGATAGAGGCGGCGGCCAACGGAGATCGTGAAGTGCTTTGCAGCGGAGTTTACAAGTTGTTCTACTCTGGATCGGCCTCAAAGGCCGTCGCTGCGCAGTACCTCGCACAGATGCTTATAGAGGCGGCTGGCGAGGCTGACTTCGATGCAGGCGCATTTGGCGTAAAAATCCCGAGCTATATAGTTGAGTCGATTAATTACGTTTGCCGCGAAGCGCCGGTTCCCGCACCTTCTCCGCCTTCCACGGAGGAGAGCAATGGCTGA
- a CDS encoding HNH endonuclease signature motif containing protein, producing MNDRIFSDAIQYKVIVENLEKNNGQLRCEICKKEITTKINCHFDHIVPYSKGGKSVLSNCQILCAECNLKKNDKEVHDFILEGKAKKFLQGEPINNIDDLVEKDAALNEKELTKEDFDKIIKIFISQRGTLKKVDFFRDRNHLPSFSYVLKFYGGLTELKEKFGLEVGLPKWDRDSIRSALEKYISEQGNFFQKDLTKQNRLPSLPCVLVHYPELKSFSEVKEFFGLKRTRINWTKELAINAGEIFIQKNGKITQKDLCSKNDLPTSNVISRLFKSLAEYQKIIGAEITSRNEFVTIEDISCAVDKYFKGKDRIIKSRSIFFKSFPYSESTILKRFEYFEKFCTRYDINILNTKKGKFTKQEVDQLIIDFIKSGKPMPTSSKNLTKNGLPSLAVLLRFYESWKEPFMYYSKMYEKVK from the coding sequence ATGAATGACAGAATTTTTTCAGATGCAATACAGTATAAAGTAATTGTAGAAAATCTAGAGAAGAATAACGGACAATTAAGATGCGAAATATGCAAAAAAGAAATTACGACTAAAATAAATTGCCATTTTGATCATATCGTTCCTTATTCAAAAGGTGGAAAATCTGTATTATCGAATTGCCAAATTCTCTGTGCAGAATGTAATTTAAAAAAGAATGACAAGGAAGTCCATGATTTTATTTTAGAGGGAAAAGCTAAAAAATTTCTTCAAGGTGAACCAATAAATAATATAGATGATTTAGTTGAAAAAGATGCTGCGTTAAATGAAAAAGAATTAACAAAAGAAGATTTTGATAAAATCATTAAAATATTTATTTCACAAAGAGGTACTCTAAAAAAAGTAGATTTTTTTAGAGACAGAAATCATCTTCCTTCTTTTTCGTATGTTCTTAAATTTTATGGTGGTTTAACTGAATTAAAAGAAAAATTTGGGTTGGAAGTAGGTTTGCCTAAATGGGATAGAGATTCGATTCGATCTGCATTAGAAAAATATATATCAGAACAAGGAAATTTCTTTCAGAAGGATTTGACCAAACAGAATCGTTTACCATCATTACCTTGTGTTTTGGTACATTATCCTGAGTTAAAAAGTTTTTCAGAGGTTAAAGAATTTTTTGGATTGAAAAGAACTAGGATTAATTGGACTAAAGAACTTGCAATAAACGCTGGAGAAATATTTATCCAAAAAAATGGAAAAATAACGCAAAAGGATTTATGCTCAAAGAATGACTTACCGACTTCTAATGTTATATCTCGTTTATTTAAGTCTTTAGCCGAATATCAAAAAATCATTGGAGCTGAAATAACTTCAAGAAATGAATTCGTTACTATTGAAGATATTTCATGTGCCGTAGATAAATACTTCAAAGGTAAAGATAGAATTATAAAAAGCAGGTCTATTTTCTTTAAATCATTTCCGTATAGTGAAAGTACTATATTAAAAAGATTTGAATATTTTGAAAAGTTTTGTACTCGATATGATATTAATATTTTAAATACTAAGAAAGGTAAATTTACAAAACAGGAAGTTGACCAACTAATAATCGATTTCATAAAATCAGGGAAACCAATGCCTACTTCATCAAAAAATTTAACAAAAAATGGATTGCCTTCTTTAGCCGTCCTTCTTAGATTTTATGAATCTTGGAAAGAGCCTTTCATGTATTATTCTAAAATGTATGAAAAAGTAAAATAA
- a CDS encoding CBS domain-containing protein: MSISISKLLEAKGDQVFSASPETLALDAMKLMAAKGIGTILVVEDADLVGIVSERDFIRKLVLENRAAGEYMIKDIMTPHPITVTPEQTVEACMHLMTEKRIRHLPVVADNKVVGIISIGDVVKYLLSEKETLIKHYERYIYEGW, translated from the coding sequence ATGAGCATCAGTATCAGCAAGCTCCTGGAAGCGAAGGGGGATCAGGTTTTTTCCGCCTCTCCCGAAACCCTGGCCCTCGACGCCATGAAACTGATGGCCGCCAAGGGGATCGGGACCATCTTGGTCGTGGAGGACGCCGACCTGGTGGGGATCGTTTCCGAACGTGACTTCATCCGCAAGCTGGTTCTGGAGAACCGCGCCGCCGGGGAATACATGATCAAGGACATCATGACGCCCCACCCCATCACCGTCACCCCGGAACAGACCGTGGAAGCCTGCATGCACCTCATGACCGAAAAAAGGATCCGGCACCTCCCCGTGGTTGCGGACAACAAGGTTGTCGGGATCATCTCCATCGGAGACGTGGTCAAGTACCTGCTCTCCGAGAAAGAAACCCTGATCAAGCATTACGAGCGCTACATCTACGAGGGGTGGTGA
- a CDS encoding NADH-dependent [FeFe] hydrogenase, group A6, translated as MLKLEIDSIPVEVPEGTSVLEAARAAGIKIPTLCYLEKVQGIGACRVCLVEIEGHRDLMASCVMPAADGMVVRTNNQRVRDARRTVVELLLSEHEGDCRTCERSGNCELESLARTLGIREVRYLGERRPRFMDSSTAALVRDSGKCISCRRCVTVCNEVQTVGALFPQGRGFSTVIGPAFRSDLDEVACVQCGQCAAVCPVGAITGKEEIAPVWEALDDPDRFVVVQTAPAIRAALGECFGYPPGTRVTGKMVTGLRRLGFDAVFDTNFSADLTIMEEGSEFLERLSRALRDGEAAPLPQFTSCCPGWIKFAEYSFPELLPNLSSCKSPQQMLGAVAKTYYAGRAGIDPDKITVVSVMPCTAKKFECRRPEMRGSGFQDVDYVLTTRELGRMMNQAGIDFASLPESAADSPLGLSSGAADIFANTGGVMEAALRTAYALVTGRSLPGRNLHVDAVEGLEGVKEAVVPLSGCLPEWSFLEGVELKVAVAHGLGNARRLAEAVLAGRGGYHFVEVMACPGGCIGGGGQPRITTDRVRAARMAAIFQEDEGKELRMSHQNPEIVEIYEEYLGRPLGEISHRLLHTRYRERSRV; from the coding sequence ATGCTGAAATTGGAGATCGATTCGATTCCGGTCGAGGTTCCCGAAGGGACCTCGGTCTTGGAAGCGGCCCGGGCCGCAGGGATCAAAATTCCGACCCTCTGTTACCTGGAAAAGGTCCAGGGCATCGGGGCCTGCCGGGTCTGCCTGGTCGAGATCGAGGGGCACCGGGACCTGATGGCTTCCTGCGTAATGCCCGCGGCCGACGGGATGGTCGTCCGCACCAACAACCAGCGGGTGCGCGACGCCCGCCGGACCGTGGTGGAGCTGCTTCTGTCGGAACACGAGGGCGACTGCCGCACCTGCGAACGCAGCGGGAATTGCGAGCTGGAATCGCTGGCCCGGACCCTGGGGATCCGGGAAGTGCGCTACCTCGGCGAACGCCGCCCCCGTTTCATGGATTCCTCGACCGCGGCGCTGGTAAGGGATTCGGGCAAATGCATCTCCTGTCGGCGCTGCGTCACCGTCTGCAACGAAGTGCAGACCGTGGGGGCGCTCTTTCCCCAGGGACGGGGGTTTTCGACCGTCATCGGGCCCGCCTTCCGGTCCGACCTGGACGAAGTCGCCTGCGTCCAGTGCGGACAGTGCGCGGCGGTCTGCCCGGTGGGGGCGATAACCGGCAAGGAGGAGATCGCCCCCGTATGGGAAGCGCTGGACGACCCCGACCGGTTCGTGGTCGTCCAGACCGCCCCGGCCATCCGCGCCGCCCTGGGCGAGTGTTTCGGGTATCCCCCGGGAACCCGCGTCACCGGCAAGATGGTCACCGGCCTGCGGCGGCTGGGGTTCGACGCGGTCTTCGACACCAATTTTTCGGCCGACCTGACCATCATGGAGGAGGGGAGCGAATTTCTGGAGCGCCTGAGCCGGGCCCTGCGCGACGGCGAGGCCGCCCCCCTCCCCCAGTTCACCAGCTGCTGCCCGGGCTGGATCAAGTTCGCGGAATATTCCTTCCCGGAACTGCTCCCCAACCTCTCTTCCTGCAAGAGCCCGCAGCAGATGCTGGGAGCGGTGGCCAAGACCTACTACGCCGGCCGGGCGGGCATCGACCCCGACAAGATCACGGTGGTTTCGGTGATGCCCTGCACCGCCAAGAAATTCGAGTGCCGCCGTCCCGAGATGCGCGGGTCCGGGTTCCAGGACGTGGATTACGTCCTCACCACCCGCGAGTTGGGCAGGATGATGAACCAGGCCGGGATCGACTTCGCCTCCCTCCCCGAAAGCGCCGCCGACTCTCCGCTGGGGCTTTCCTCCGGGGCGGCCGATATCTTCGCCAACACCGGCGGAGTGATGGAGGCGGCTTTGCGGACCGCCTACGCCCTGGTGACCGGCCGGTCGCTTCCCGGGCGCAACCTCCACGTCGACGCCGTCGAGGGGCTGGAGGGGGTCAAGGAAGCGGTCGTCCCCCTTTCCGGCTGCCTGCCGGAGTGGTCTTTTCTGGAGGGGGTCGAGCTCAAGGTCGCGGTCGCCCACGGCCTGGGCAACGCCCGGCGGCTGGCGGAAGCGGTTCTCGCCGGCCGGGGCGGCTATCATTTCGTGGAGGTCATGGCCTGTCCGGGGGGGTGTATCGGCGGCGGCGGCCAACCCCGGATTACCACCGATCGGGTCCGGGCGGCCCGCATGGCCGCGATTTTCCAGGAAGACGAAGGCAAAGAATTAAGGATGTCGCACCAGAACCCCGAAATCGTCGAAATCTACGAGGAGTACCTGGGGCGCCCGCTGGGAGAGATCTCCCACCGGCTGCTGCACACCCGCTACCGGGAGCGCAGCCGGGTATGA
- a CDS encoding NADH-ubiquinone oxidoreductase-F iron-sulfur binding region domain-containing protein, translating to MSGRIADRGQLADLRERLRPALLPRLGGAEDDGEGGQVLVCTGGGCLASGAEDVCRAFETTLKETGLDGRYRVVRTGCMGPCAEGPVARVMPGGVFYRGLGADDAAEIVREHLLNGRPVRRLLPRDSGEGRPGGKSRDDYFGKQKKIVLRNCGVVDPTEIDDYIALDGYEALARVLEENAPDAVIDTVLESGLRGRGGGGFPTGMKWRLTRGAKGSPKNVVCNADEGDPGAFMDRSVLEGDPHSVIEGMAVAAHAIGASNGYVYCRAEYPLAIERLGGAIRQARERGLLGRDILGSGFDFDIEIRRGSGAFVCGEETALMTSIEGNRGEPRPRPPFPANQGLWGLPTLLNNVETFANIPPIVLKGAAWYASLGAGKSKGTKVFALAGAVKTAGLVEVPIGIQLGELIYDIGGGVPGGRPFKAAQIGGPSGGCIPRRHLGVSLDYESLTELGAIMGSGGLIVMDDETCMVDVARYFLEFVQEESCGKCTPCRVGTKRLLEILERICAGNGEEEDIERLVELGNEIKKTALCGLGKTAANPVLSTLRHFRDEYVDHIRYRRCPAGVCPSLVRAPCQSACPASVDVPGFVALTGEKRYAEALRLHRERNPFAAACARVCFHTCEDHCRRATLDGAVSIRSVKRFMVDQEVTVQVPEVRSSDANAARRVVVVGAGPAGLSCAYFLARLGYRPRVLEAQFRPGGMMVQAIPAYRLPREILAREIRMLERIGVRIETGVELGRHVTLEGLRREGAEAVFIALGAPEGKRLNIPGEENRGVTEALGFLREYNIRGSVPVGRNVVVCGGGNAAVDAARTALRLGAESVTIVYRRTREEMPAYAEEIEEAEHEGIVLRMLTAPVEIVGDGGSVTGLKCRRMRLGDFDPSGRRRPEAGDAEDFVIPCDQVIAAIGQNPSPPEVLGSVSPDRDERGYLAVEPSSGRTSVPWLFAGGDAVSGPSSVIEAVASGERAAAAIDRALTGEDHAFWRDDREVPVPVYPDQDPTSDPRENLPLISIERRRNNFDEVELPWDEQTAVRQAKRCLRCDYKA from the coding sequence ATGAGCGGGCGCATTGCCGACCGCGGGCAACTGGCGGACCTGCGCGAGCGCCTGCGCCCCGCCCTGCTCCCGCGCCTGGGCGGGGCCGAAGACGACGGCGAGGGCGGTCAGGTCCTGGTCTGTACCGGGGGGGGGTGCCTGGCCTCGGGAGCGGAGGACGTCTGCCGGGCCTTCGAAACGACGCTGAAGGAAACCGGTCTCGACGGCCGCTACCGTGTGGTGCGCACCGGGTGCATGGGGCCCTGCGCCGAAGGCCCCGTGGCCCGGGTGATGCCCGGCGGGGTTTTTTACCGCGGCCTGGGTGCCGATGACGCGGCCGAAATCGTGCGCGAGCATCTGCTGAACGGCCGTCCCGTCCGGCGGCTCCTGCCCCGCGACTCCGGGGAAGGTCGGCCCGGCGGAAAATCCCGGGACGACTATTTCGGCAAGCAGAAGAAAATCGTTCTGCGCAACTGCGGGGTCGTCGACCCCACCGAGATCGACGACTACATAGCCTTGGACGGCTACGAAGCCCTGGCCCGGGTGCTGGAAGAGAATGCGCCCGACGCGGTCATCGACACCGTTCTCGAATCGGGGCTGAGGGGCCGCGGCGGGGGAGGTTTCCCCACCGGGATGAAGTGGCGTCTGACCCGGGGGGCGAAGGGGAGCCCCAAGAACGTCGTCTGCAACGCCGACGAGGGCGACCCCGGGGCCTTCATGGACCGGAGCGTCCTCGAAGGCGATCCTCACAGCGTGATCGAAGGCATGGCCGTGGCCGCTCACGCCATCGGGGCTTCCAACGGCTACGTCTACTGCCGGGCCGAGTATCCCCTGGCCATCGAGCGCTTGGGGGGAGCGATCCGGCAGGCCCGGGAACGGGGGCTCTTGGGCAGGGACATCCTCGGGTCGGGCTTCGATTTCGATATCGAAATCCGCCGCGGCTCGGGGGCCTTCGTCTGCGGCGAGGAAACAGCCTTGATGACGTCGATCGAAGGGAACCGGGGGGAGCCTCGGCCCCGTCCGCCGTTTCCGGCCAACCAAGGGCTCTGGGGCCTCCCCACCCTGCTCAACAACGTCGAGACCTTCGCCAATATCCCCCCCATCGTCCTCAAGGGGGCGGCCTGGTACGCTTCCCTGGGGGCGGGAAAGAGCAAGGGCACCAAGGTCTTCGCCCTGGCCGGCGCCGTCAAGACCGCCGGGCTGGTGGAGGTCCCGATCGGGATTCAACTGGGGGAATTGATTTACGACATCGGCGGAGGCGTCCCCGGGGGAAGGCCGTTCAAGGCGGCCCAGATCGGGGGGCCGTCGGGGGGCTGCATCCCCCGGCGGCACCTGGGCGTCTCCCTGGACTACGAATCCCTCACCGAGCTGGGCGCGATCATGGGCTCGGGCGGCTTGATCGTGATGGACGACGAAACCTGCATGGTCGACGTCGCCCGCTACTTCCTGGAATTCGTGCAGGAGGAATCGTGCGGGAAATGCACGCCCTGCCGGGTCGGGACCAAGCGGTTGCTCGAAATCCTGGAACGGATCTGCGCCGGCAACGGGGAGGAGGAAGACATCGAGCGCCTGGTCGAGCTGGGGAACGAGATCAAGAAAACCGCCCTCTGTGGGCTGGGGAAGACCGCCGCCAACCCGGTGCTTTCCACCCTCCGCCACTTTCGGGACGAGTACGTGGACCATATCCGGTATCGCCGCTGTCCGGCGGGCGTCTGCCCTTCCCTGGTCCGGGCGCCTTGCCAGAGCGCCTGCCCCGCTTCGGTGGACGTTCCCGGTTTCGTGGCGCTGACCGGAGAAAAACGCTACGCCGAAGCCCTGCGCCTGCACCGGGAGCGTAACCCCTTCGCCGCCGCCTGCGCCCGGGTTTGTTTCCACACCTGCGAGGACCATTGCCGTCGGGCGACGCTCGACGGGGCCGTCTCCATCCGGTCCGTCAAACGGTTCATGGTCGACCAGGAAGTCACCGTCCAGGTCCCCGAGGTCCGCAGCAGCGACGCCAACGCCGCCCGCCGGGTGGTGGTGGTCGGGGCGGGGCCGGCCGGGCTCAGCTGCGCTTATTTCCTGGCGCGCCTGGGGTACCGCCCCCGCGTTCTGGAAGCCCAGTTCCGCCCCGGGGGCATGATGGTCCAGGCCATCCCCGCCTACCGCCTTCCCCGGGAAATCCTCGCCCGCGAGATCCGGATGCTGGAGCGGATCGGCGTGCGCATCGAAACCGGAGTCGAGCTGGGGCGGCACGTCACCCTGGAGGGGCTCCGGCGGGAGGGAGCCGAGGCCGTCTTCATAGCCCTGGGCGCCCCCGAAGGCAAACGGCTGAACATTCCCGGCGAGGAGAACCGGGGCGTCACCGAGGCCCTGGGCTTTCTGCGCGAGTACAATATCCGGGGATCGGTCCCGGTCGGGCGGAACGTCGTCGTCTGCGGCGGCGGCAACGCCGCCGTCGACGCCGCCCGGACCGCTCTCCGGTTGGGCGCCGAGAGCGTCACCATCGTCTACCGGCGGACCCGCGAGGAAATGCCCGCCTATGCCGAGGAGATCGAAGAAGCCGAACACGAGGGAATCGTGCTGAGGATGCTCACCGCCCCCGTCGAAATCGTCGGCGACGGCGGGAGCGTGACGGGTCTCAAATGCCGGCGCATGCGGCTGGGGGATTTCGATCCCTCGGGGCGCCGCCGACCCGAGGCCGGAGATGCCGAAGATTTCGTCATCCCCTGCGACCAGGTCATCGCCGCCATCGGCCAGAACCCGTCGCCCCCCGAGGTGCTGGGGAGCGTCTCCCCGGACCGGGACGAACGCGGGTACCTGGCCGTGGAGCCGAGTTCGGGGAGGACGTCGGTCCCCTGGCTTTTCGCCGGCGGCGACGCGGTCAGCGGGCCTTCGTCGGTCATCGAAGCGGTGGCTTCGGGCGAACGCGCCGCGGCGGCCATCGACCGCGCCCTGACCGGGGAGGACCACGCTTTCTGGCGGGACGACAGGGAGGTTCCGGTCCCGGTCTATCCCGACCAGGACCCGACCTCCGATCCCCGGGAAAATCTGCCCCTGATCTCGATCGAGAGACGGAGGAATAATTTCGACGAAGTCGAGCTGCCCTGGGACGAACAAACCGCGGTCAGGCAGGCCAAGCGCTGCCTGCGCTGCGATTACAAGGCATGA